The proteins below are encoded in one region of Myxococcales bacterium:
- a CDS encoding NAD-dependent deacylase, which yields MAQYNRIGPYNEFETLTLKNDDYVFVLSGAGVSVESGLATFRDGDGLWEKHRIEDVATPEAWRRDPELVWRFYSARRKQASQVEPNAAHRALAQMEEALQERFLLCTQNVDNLHERAGNKRVLHMHGELFMSRCEDPDCMRAPFSDERYYETKQSIARCECGARILPHICWFGEVPFHMNAIMSALNKATVFVTVGSSGAVYPAASFVSHVKNSKGSGPTTIYVGPEPPDNAYAFDQCRLGKATEAIPRLFSLR from the coding sequence ATGGCTCAATACAATCGCATAGGACCCTACAACGAGTTTGAGACCCTCACGCTCAAGAACGATGACTATGTTTTTGTTTTGTCCGGTGCCGGAGTCAGTGTAGAAAGTGGTTTGGCTACTTTCCGGGATGGCGATGGACTTTGGGAAAAACACCGCATCGAAGATGTGGCTACGCCCGAGGCATGGCGGCGTGACCCTGAGTTGGTCTGGCGCTTTTACTCAGCCAGACGCAAGCAAGCATCCCAAGTCGAGCCCAATGCAGCCCACCGGGCCCTGGCTCAAATGGAAGAAGCCTTGCAAGAACGTTTTTTACTTTGCACACAAAACGTAGACAACTTACACGAACGTGCAGGAAATAAACGCGTGCTTCACATGCATGGCGAGTTATTTATGAGCCGATGCGAGGATCCTGATTGCATGCGCGCTCCTTTTTCTGATGAAAGGTATTACGAAACAAAGCAAAGCATTGCGCGATGCGAATGCGGAGCTCGAATCCTACCTCATATCTGTTGGTTTGGCGAAGTGCCTTTTCACATGAATGCGATCATGTCAGCTCTAAACAAAGCTACCGTATTTGTTACCGTGGGAAGTTCCGGTGCTGTCTATCCAGCAGCCTCTTTCGTTAGTCATGTCAAAAACAGCAAAGGTTCCGGTCCCACGACTATCTACGTGGGACCGGAACCTCCAGATAATGCCTACGCCTTCGACCAATGCAGGCTAGGCAAAGCTACCGAAGCCATTCCCCGGCTCTTTTCGCTTCGATAG
- a CDS encoding cation transporter: MESSGKSPIENEERPVYDRDKVVRRVLILEGGANVLVLLMKIGVAVMTGSLAVASDALHSVSDIANNVVALIITTYSSRPPDREHPYGHRKFETVAVFFLGAMLSVLALEIIMRVFREGPNQAVQSKYGLGVMLLVLAINIGVAWWQSRWAKRVRSDLLMADAKHTFSDVFATIAVLVGWQLSSRGYWWLDSLIAVIVAILVLYLAYGLFSRALPALVDKAALDPDSLYRVVGDVEGVQMVKRVRSRWIGHEISVDIVASVDAQLSALEAHEISNRIEQTVEQRFEAKDITVHIEPAQIP, from the coding sequence ATGGAGTCGTCCGGAAAAAGCCCCATCGAGAATGAAGAGCGTCCCGTTTATGATCGGGATAAGGTCGTGCGCCGCGTCTTAATCCTTGAAGGTGGCGCCAACGTACTTGTTTTGTTAATGAAGATAGGCGTTGCTGTTATGACGGGGTCACTGGCGGTTGCAAGTGATGCGCTTCATTCGGTATCGGACATAGCCAATAACGTTGTTGCGTTAATTATCACTACCTATTCTTCACGACCTCCAGATCGCGAACATCCTTACGGCCATCGAAAATTCGAAACCGTGGCCGTGTTTTTTCTTGGTGCGATGTTATCGGTACTCGCGCTTGAAATTATCATGCGTGTGTTTCGAGAAGGTCCAAATCAGGCCGTGCAGAGTAAGTATGGTCTAGGGGTCATGCTACTCGTCTTAGCGATTAATATCGGCGTGGCATGGTGGCAGTCTCGCTGGGCCAAGCGAGTGCGTTCGGATTTGTTGATGGCAGATGCCAAGCATACTTTTTCCGATGTATTTGCGACCATCGCTGTGCTTGTCGGATGGCAATTGTCTTCTAGAGGATACTGGTGGCTCGATTCCCTTATTGCGGTCATTGTAGCGATACTTGTTTTGTATTTGGCATACGGGCTCTTTTCACGAGCACTTCCAGCCTTGGTGGACAAGGCAGCACTTGATCCGGACTCCCTTTACCGTGTGGTTGGTGATGTCGAAGGCGTACAGATGGTAAAGAGGGTTAGGTCGCGGTGGATTGGTCACGAGATTAGTGTCGATATTGTCGCCTCAGTGGATGCTCAACTAAGTGCGCTTGAAGCCCACGAAATTTCAAACCGAATTGAACAAACAGTGGAGCAGCGATTCGAGGCAAAGGACATTACCGTTCACATTGAACCAGCCCAAATACCCTAA
- a CDS encoding ParA family protein — MKVIAIATIKGGVGKTILSTHLAAALARNGQKTLLLDLDPQGHATALAGIDAHPEAFCVGDVLLRESRLKLDDILVRELRPNLDVAPAVLKMAAQERQLYAWALRLKTVRRALDSLERKPDVVVIDCPPHIGGFTEAALHASDLTLAPVPALAGSTQGLEDLRSTWAEMRDGRVGHLACVVNLWDQRTSVTNALVSEMLEASEVPVLDTKIPKSEVVNQAALKQSLVFDHAPTHPVAKAFDRLAQETWQLLCDHDDALDEQDGLSTSDLGQWIHEALEPSRSWAVPAEAMLAADGYSVIQD, encoded by the coding sequence ATGAAGGTAATCGCGATAGCAACCATCAAAGGTGGTGTAGGTAAGACCATACTTTCTACGCACTTAGCTGCGGCTTTGGCAAGAAATGGTCAAAAGACTTTATTATTGGATTTGGATCCGCAAGGACATGCCACAGCTTTAGCGGGTATTGACGCTCATCCTGAAGCTTTTTGTGTGGGCGATGTTCTTTTACGCGAAAGCAGATTGAAACTTGATGACATTCTTGTTCGTGAGCTTCGGCCTAACTTGGATGTCGCGCCTGCCGTACTTAAAATGGCAGCACAAGAAAGACAGCTCTATGCATGGGCTTTGCGTCTAAAAACTGTGCGACGCGCCTTGGACTCGCTTGAGCGTAAACCGGATGTTGTCGTGATTGACTGTCCTCCGCATATTGGTGGCTTCACAGAAGCTGCGCTTCATGCATCGGACCTTACTTTAGCACCCGTGCCGGCTTTGGCGGGTAGCACTCAGGGCCTGGAAGATCTGCGTTCAACATGGGCAGAAATGCGTGATGGTCGCGTTGGTCATCTAGCTTGTGTGGTGAACCTATGGGATCAGCGTACTTCAGTGACCAACGCGTTGGTTTCCGAGATGCTTGAAGCAAGCGAAGTGCCAGTGCTCGATACCAAGATTCCAAAAAGTGAAGTGGTCAACCAAGCTGCACTCAAACAAAGTCTTGTTTTTGATCATGCTCCAACACATCCTGTGGCCAAAGCCTTCGATAGGCTTGCTCAAGAGACATGGCAACTGCTTTGTGATCATGACGATGCATTGGATGAGCAAGACGGGCTTAGTACGTCTGATCTTGGTCAATGGATCCATGAAGCTTTGGAGCCAAGTCGTTCATGGGCTGTTCCGGCAGAAGCCATGCTGGCTGCTGACGGCTATTCTGTGATCCAAGATTAA
- a CDS encoding DUF1552 domain-containing protein produces the protein MNKWKKINRRTVLRAMGLTGIAIGLPPLEVMFNDRGEYRSVAKGQAAAPPRRLFAYWWAHGAPMADFTPAQIGSGFTPSAILEGLNEIYAGDAANQVKQSYSGLSDIAVITGISNRNVQRKNVDGEIIQSHGECMITSMTGTQSDGGSDHNAKATAPSFDVMAGDLIGTGTLRRSYQMAMRVRAQPGAGRYSWKEENGSVVGIEPVTDPRLFLRIFSDVPSGPEAQAELEALHARRRSILDFAGESIQALQAKLGSEDKARLEHHLSSIREVEEAMNGYVTDCSIPTQPSQSGSLPEDGGDARARSELLIELAVMALRCDVTRVMNFSLQPSADGTTNLNFVGVSDGGATDHNFSHYSSESGERSDYVATTKWKVFAIWPACPKTSRDF, from the coding sequence ATGAATAAATGGAAAAAAATAAATCGTCGAACAGTGTTGCGTGCGATGGGTCTTACGGGAATTGCTATTGGGCTGCCGCCGCTTGAAGTGATGTTTAATGATCGAGGGGAGTACCGTTCGGTAGCCAAGGGTCAAGCTGCTGCTCCACCGAGACGGCTGTTTGCCTATTGGTGGGCCCACGGTGCTCCGATGGCTGATTTTACGCCCGCGCAAATCGGATCGGGTTTTACTCCGTCAGCGATCTTGGAAGGTCTCAATGAGATCTATGCAGGTGATGCTGCTAACCAAGTGAAGCAAAGTTACAGTGGCCTTAGCGACATTGCGGTCATTACCGGAATTAGCAATCGAAACGTACAGCGTAAGAATGTCGATGGAGAGATCATCCAGTCGCATGGCGAATGCATGATTACTTCGATGACCGGTACACAAAGCGATGGTGGAAGTGACCATAACGCCAAGGCTACGGCACCGTCCTTTGATGTCATGGCGGGTGATTTGATTGGAACGGGAACCCTGCGACGCAGCTACCAGATGGCGATGCGCGTGCGAGCACAACCGGGTGCGGGCCGATACTCGTGGAAAGAAGAAAACGGAAGCGTTGTCGGAATCGAGCCAGTGACCGATCCCAGACTATTTTTACGCATCTTTTCAGATGTGCCTAGCGGACCAGAAGCTCAGGCCGAACTAGAAGCTTTGCATGCACGACGACGAAGTATTCTCGACTTTGCTGGCGAGTCAATCCAAGCTTTGCAAGCAAAGCTTGGTAGCGAAGATAAAGCACGCCTTGAGCACCATCTCAGCTCCATACGCGAAGTTGAAGAAGCGATGAATGGTTATGTAACGGATTGCAGTATTCCTACTCAGCCAAGTCAGTCGGGTTCTCTTCCCGAAGATGGAGGCGATGCGCGTGCTCGATCAGAGCTTCTCATCGAGCTTGCTGTCATGGCGTTGCGTTGTGACGTAACTCGCGTGATGAATTTTTCTCTGCAACCTTCCGCCGATGGAACAACGAATTTAAATTTCGTAGGCGTGAGTGATGGTGGGGCAACGGATCACAATTTTTCACATTATTCGAGCGAAAGTGGGGAGCGTAGTGATTACGTGGCTACGACAAAGTGGAAAGTTTTCGCGATTTGGCCGGCTTGTCCAAAAACTTCGAGAGACTTTTGA
- a CDS encoding OmpA family protein, whose amino-acid sequence MKKTLLLITLIALLIGCGAATPPKELVDARDALTEANNGPAARHNPAKLHIAEQALKQAEWSFEDDGDTERTRTLSYVALRQAQLANAEARAIIASDRSEQAQETAQKRTIGELQKTREQLAKERQQLAAEKQARIAAEQRAKEAIERLKESLARIGKVQEEKRGTVITLSGSVLFKSGESTLMESAQDKIEEVAKAIIASNRKVVVEGHTDSRGKADFNQQLSEARAQAVLGYLVRKGVPPEDIRAVGVGASRPIADNKTAEGRANNRRVEIILGEEKEAI is encoded by the coding sequence ATGAAAAAGACACTTCTTCTTATAACCCTTATCGCTCTCCTCATCGGTTGTGGTGCAGCTACTCCGCCTAAAGAGCTTGTCGATGCACGCGATGCACTCACTGAAGCCAACAACGGCCCAGCAGCGCGTCACAATCCAGCAAAACTGCACATTGCCGAACAAGCTCTCAAGCAAGCCGAGTGGTCTTTTGAAGACGACGGCGATACCGAGCGAACGCGCACCTTATCGTATGTCGCTCTAAGGCAGGCCCAACTTGCCAATGCCGAGGCACGCGCCATCATTGCTTCGGATCGTTCCGAGCAAGCCCAAGAAACGGCCCAGAAGCGCACCATTGGGGAACTGCAAAAAACGCGTGAACAGCTTGCCAAAGAGCGCCAGCAGCTTGCAGCAGAAAAGCAAGCCCGCATCGCTGCTGAACAGCGCGCCAAAGAGGCTATTGAGCGTCTCAAAGAAAGCTTAGCTCGCATTGGTAAAGTCCAAGAGGAAAAGCGCGGCACAGTCATTACTTTGAGCGGCAGCGTGCTTTTCAAATCGGGTGAATCGACCTTGATGGAATCAGCCCAAGATAAAATCGAAGAAGTGGCCAAAGCGATCATCGCATCCAATCGCAAAGTAGTGGTGGAAGGTCACACCGACTCACGTGGTAAGGCTGACTTCAACCAACAGCTATCTGAGGCCCGTGCTCAAGCAGTACTTGGTTACTTGGTACGTAAAGGCGTGCCGCCCGAGGACATTCGCGCTGTAGGCGTTGGAGCATCCCGTCCAATTGCGGACAACAAAACAGCTGAAGGCCGTGCAAACAACCGCCGGGTTGAGATCATCCTAGGCGAAGAAAAAGAAGCTATCTAA
- a CDS encoding alkaline phosphatase family protein, whose product MKLYVVLSLCLSFIGTGCASTNGRAGSSSYELNQDVANDAGRAQLVVVLLIDQLGSWVLKRYLPYLPKNGAFHYARRRGRVAYLHAGTFTAPGHAATFTGAPPAHSGVIANLVWNRRTHSLQNVVNQHQHPWLSDPKRFSSPKVLMVPTVGDALFAASGGRSQIVSLSFKDYAAVLAGGRNANLVLWFDSNKVHPEFTTSDYYMNELPQWLVTWQEQHPAKDYLDIWQVQDPTLAQTVNGPDDAPSEDSWDGFGRTFPHDPKNAQNPYEALIATPRGVDYLLDLALASIENLELGVDKAADFLAISISSPDVISHHFGAESWEYFELLRYIDMRLMVFIKELEKRGPVAFMLTSDHGIAPTPEKQTEDDRKGRINPRALQGRLERGLDAALGERDWIAAFQPPYIYFNDDVRQGGLRDRAAKTVLRILEKDPSIEQVFDVRKIYGSRDENSLIEYAVALSIPEHTDADIYVLPKYGRVFNDAEGAVGSNHGTPWDYDRDVPVVMWGPGIWSIHTTERMDQRRVPATMAEMLHIPAPWYVQKPPLEGAR is encoded by the coding sequence ATGAAACTATATGTCGTTTTGTCGTTGTGTTTGAGTTTCATAGGTACCGGTTGTGCTTCAACAAATGGCCGTGCTGGTAGCTCGAGCTACGAGTTAAACCAGGATGTTGCCAACGACGCCGGTCGAGCACAGCTTGTCGTTGTTTTGCTAATCGATCAGCTCGGGTCCTGGGTTCTCAAACGATATTTACCTTACCTTCCTAAAAATGGAGCCTTTCACTACGCGCGGCGGCGGGGCCGTGTTGCTTATTTGCATGCAGGCACTTTCACGGCGCCAGGTCATGCTGCGACCTTTACGGGTGCTCCGCCTGCGCACAGCGGAGTGATTGCCAATCTTGTTTGGAACAGGCGCACTCATAGTCTTCAAAATGTAGTCAACCAGCATCAGCATCCTTGGCTTTCAGATCCAAAACGTTTTTCGAGTCCCAAAGTACTGATGGTTCCTACGGTTGGCGATGCGTTATTTGCAGCGAGTGGAGGCAGAAGCCAGATCGTGTCTCTTTCTTTTAAAGATTATGCTGCTGTGCTAGCCGGGGGCCGGAATGCAAACCTCGTGTTGTGGTTTGATTCCAATAAGGTGCATCCCGAATTTACAACTTCAGACTATTATATGAATGAGCTACCTCAGTGGCTTGTGACTTGGCAAGAGCAACATCCTGCAAAGGACTATCTGGATATTTGGCAAGTACAAGATCCAACTTTGGCGCAAACGGTTAACGGGCCAGATGATGCTCCAAGTGAAGATAGTTGGGATGGTTTTGGCCGAACTTTCCCACACGATCCCAAAAACGCTCAGAATCCATATGAAGCCCTTATCGCAACGCCGCGAGGGGTAGACTATCTCTTGGACTTAGCTTTGGCCTCGATAGAAAATCTAGAGCTTGGAGTAGATAAAGCAGCTGATTTTCTTGCGATTTCAATTTCCTCGCCCGATGTCATAAGCCACCATTTTGGTGCAGAGTCGTGGGAATATTTCGAGCTGTTGCGCTATATTGATATGCGGCTCATGGTGTTTATTAAAGAGCTCGAAAAGCGTGGACCTGTTGCGTTTATGCTTACTTCCGATCATGGAATCGCACCGACTCCGGAAAAGCAAACCGAGGATGATCGTAAGGGCCGCATTAATCCAAGAGCCTTGCAGGGGCGTCTCGAGCGCGGTTTGGATGCAGCCTTGGGAGAACGCGATTGGATTGCAGCTTTTCAGCCTCCGTACATTTACTTTAACGATGATGTTCGACAGGGCGGGCTTCGAGATCGAGCTGCCAAGACAGTACTCCGTATCCTTGAGAAAGATCCGTCGATCGAGCAGGTTTTTGATGTGCGGAAGATTTATGGCAGTCGTGACGAAAACTCACTGATTGAGTACGCCGTCGCACTAAGTATTCCAGAGCACACGGATGCCGATATCTATGTGCTTCCAAAGTATGGCCGTGTGTTTAACGATGCAGAGGGAGCCGTTGGTAGCAACCATGGCACACCTTGGGACTATGATCGCGATGTTCCAGTTGTCATGTGGGGGCCGGGCATTTGGTCGATTCATACGACCGAGCGCATGGATCAACGTCGTGTTCCTGCAACCATGGCAGAAATGCTTCATATCCCAGCGCCTTGGTATGTACAAAAACCGCCGCTTGAGGGGGCTCGTTAG
- a CDS encoding MBL fold metallo-hydrolase, which translates to MNIQEFFDPRTWTLSYVVWCEHSKKALVIDPVLDYDPIGSKIWTESVTQLCDFACEQKLSVEWILETHAHADHLSGSQQAKVCFPEAKLAVGERIVEVQQLFKNFFDLPDDFPTDGRQFDVLLKDNQTLKIGSLDLKVLFTPGHTPACVSYLIEDAVFTGDALFMPDMGTGRCDFPAGSAEDLYHSIHELLYSLADSTRVFVGHDYQPGGRPLAFQSTIGEEKRSNIQLNFNSSKDEFIEFREARDKTLQAPRLLYQSVQVNVDAGKLPKPHANQKMYFNYQLI; encoded by the coding sequence ATGAATATCCAAGAATTTTTTGATCCACGAACTTGGACCTTGAGTTACGTGGTGTGGTGTGAACACAGTAAAAAAGCACTGGTGATAGATCCTGTGCTCGACTATGACCCCATAGGATCAAAGATCTGGACAGAATCTGTAACTCAACTGTGTGATTTTGCATGCGAGCAGAAACTCTCAGTGGAATGGATTCTGGAGACCCATGCTCATGCTGACCATTTAAGTGGGTCACAACAAGCCAAGGTATGTTTCCCAGAAGCAAAACTCGCGGTTGGTGAACGCATCGTTGAAGTACAACAATTGTTTAAAAACTTTTTTGATCTTCCTGACGATTTTCCCACGGATGGGCGACAGTTTGATGTATTACTCAAAGATAATCAAACCCTAAAGATCGGCAGTTTGGATCTCAAGGTTTTGTTTACTCCGGGACACACTCCTGCATGCGTGAGCTATCTGATTGAAGATGCTGTCTTCACAGGCGATGCACTTTTTATGCCGGACATGGGAACAGGCCGTTGTGATTTTCCTGCGGGAAGTGCCGAGGATCTTTATCATTCGATTCATGAACTTCTTTATTCTTTAGCTGATAGTACGCGTGTCTTTGTTGGCCATGACTATCAACCTGGAGGAAGGCCCCTTGCTTTTCAGAGCACTATCGGTGAAGAAAAACGAAGTAATATTCAGCTTAACTTTAACAGCAGTAAAGATGAGTTTATTGAGTTTCGTGAAGCACGTGATAAAACGCTGCAAGCACCTCGACTTCTTTATCAAAGTGTCCAAGTCAATGTGGATGCGGGAAAACTTCCTAAACCGCATGCGAATCAAAAAATGTATTTCAATTACCAATTAATCTGA
- a CDS encoding DUF1592 domain-containing protein, producing MSCSGVISSGGANNASIPRSLTCTADAHSPGPAPIRRLSREEYQQSIQGIFGIDITAQLGLLPSDPVVNGYDNQSEALGVNRFHVEGYLSIAEYLASTLIVDNSSVVAIAGCDPSVDITCLEVFLDTVGTRVYRRPMSTEEKSKLLALVASVAGTDVPIHFVLRLRALLQTPQFLFRPELGNANDERPDLLKLTGYEIATRLSYMLWQSSPDQTLLDAAASGKLDAKEGVAEFVGQMIADDRSLGARKKFAHQWLHLSELDEVSLAGLSDALRTSAMAEIDRLLEEYLSDGQDTLGVFTSPFTFLDQELAQHYRIEGSFGAELSKYEWPAGSQRKGYFGTAAFAIGTSGGLTETSIIHRGKFVREMMLCDPLPPPPPGIITDGVDRLESESCRGCHEKMDPIGNGLEAFDVYGAERDSYEDGSPLPATGQVVGAGTENFSGPAGLGEIVANEAGANRCMVTQYFRWVFARSEEEQADSCTLDALDANFTQQGRSFEDLMIAITTSDAFRFRVPLEDL from the coding sequence TTGTCGTGTTCGGGTGTCATCAGTAGTGGTGGCGCCAACAACGCTAGCATTCCTAGGAGCCTAACTTGTACCGCAGATGCACACAGTCCTGGACCCGCCCCAATTCGACGCCTAAGCAGAGAAGAGTACCAACAGTCGATTCAAGGAATTTTTGGGATCGATATAACGGCGCAACTTGGGCTACTGCCAAGTGATCCGGTTGTTAACGGGTATGATAATCAGAGCGAAGCCTTAGGCGTTAACCGCTTTCATGTTGAAGGCTATCTCAGTATCGCCGAATATCTTGCTTCTACTTTGATCGTAGATAACAGTTCCGTTGTAGCTATTGCTGGCTGTGATCCAAGTGTTGATATAACATGTCTTGAAGTTTTTTTGGACACTGTCGGAACTCGTGTTTACCGACGGCCTATGAGTACGGAAGAGAAGAGTAAACTCTTGGCCCTCGTGGCATCAGTTGCTGGTACCGATGTACCGATTCATTTCGTGTTGCGATTGAGGGCTCTGCTCCAAACTCCACAATTCTTATTTCGCCCGGAGTTAGGAAATGCAAATGATGAACGTCCTGATCTGTTGAAATTAACGGGTTACGAGATCGCGACACGTCTTTCTTACATGTTGTGGCAGAGCAGCCCCGATCAAACTTTGCTTGATGCAGCAGCATCAGGAAAGCTTGATGCGAAGGAAGGTGTGGCGGAGTTTGTCGGTCAAATGATTGCCGATGATCGATCACTTGGTGCTCGGAAAAAATTCGCTCATCAATGGCTGCATTTGAGTGAACTTGATGAAGTATCTCTAGCAGGACTAAGTGATGCTCTTCGGACCTCGGCGATGGCAGAAATCGATCGTTTGCTGGAAGAGTATTTGAGTGATGGCCAAGATACTCTAGGTGTTTTCACATCTCCTTTTACTTTTCTAGATCAAGAACTTGCTCAGCACTATAGAATAGAAGGAAGTTTTGGAGCTGAGCTTAGTAAGTATGAGTGGCCCGCTGGTTCACAGCGAAAAGGCTATTTTGGTACAGCAGCTTTTGCAATTGGTACCTCCGGTGGTCTTACTGAAACTTCGATTATTCATCGAGGCAAGTTCGTCCGCGAAATGATGTTGTGTGATCCTCTGCCACCACCACCACCTGGCATTATTACGGACGGGGTAGATAGGCTTGAATCAGAAAGTTGCCGAGGCTGCCATGAAAAAATGGATCCCATTGGAAATGGCCTTGAGGCTTTTGATGTTTATGGCGCGGAGCGGGATAGCTACGAAGACGGATCCCCTTTGCCTGCAACGGGCCAAGTGGTTGGCGCAGGCACGGAGAATTTTTCTGGACCCGCAGGTCTTGGAGAGATCGTGGCTAATGAGGCTGGTGCAAATCGCTGCATGGTGACTCAATATTTCCGTTGGGTGTTTGCACGTTCCGAAGAAGAACAGGCGGATTCCTGCACGCTTGATGCACTTGATGCGAACTTTACCCAGCAAGGTCGGAGTTTCGAAGATCTTATGATTGCAATTACTACCAGCGATGCTTTTCGCTTCCGCGTGCCGTTGGAGGATTTATGA
- a CDS encoding DUF4398 domain-containing protein, giving the protein MKTFTLLIALGCMACASYPAPTEKMVSSEAQIRAAREVGVQQNPQAGLHLQLAEEQLEKAKALMADDENEMAEYMLMRADADAQLALALARETEAKNRAEEALDQIRSLQTKTAN; this is encoded by the coding sequence ATGAAAACATTCACACTCTTAATAGCTCTTGGCTGTATGGCCTGTGCGAGCTACCCGGCACCGACAGAAAAGATGGTGTCTTCCGAGGCCCAGATTCGTGCTGCGCGCGAAGTTGGGGTTCAGCAAAACCCTCAAGCTGGGCTTCATTTGCAGCTGGCTGAGGAACAACTGGAAAAAGCAAAGGCTCTCATGGCTGACGATGAAAACGAAATGGCCGAATACATGCTAATGCGCGCCGATGCGGACGCGCAACTTGCACTTGCTCTGGCACGCGAAACCGAAGCCAAAAACCGCGCTGAAGAAGCCTTGGACCAAATCCGTAGCCTCCAAACCAAGACTGCCAACTAG
- the hutH gene encoding histidine ammonia-lyase, which yields MSQTLDLNATWTLQDLNAVAKQKAVLRLPSDCLEKVRSSRAFVEKVAADNDHPVYGINTGFGALAETAISAGDLKTLQRNLIRSHACGVGPLLSAEVVRVMLALRAHTLCMGVSGVRAKVIELLVQLYANDLLPCIPAQGSVGASGDLAPLAHLALVLMGEGEAMLNGKRLSAKEALARTGLEAIELQAKEGLALINGTQMMAALGGLALADALVLLDSADVVGAMSLEAYRGSKRPFDPRLHDVRPHPGQICSAAHLRALLESSEIMESHRDCDKVQDPYSFRCMPQVHGASRDALSYACAVTEREINSATDNPLIFIDEKGQGDAISGGNFHGQPLALAFDTACMAVAELANISERRIEQLVNPALGSGLPAFLAGKVGLESGFMIAQVAAASLVSENKVLCHPASVDSIPSSAGKEDHVSMGSISARKFAQVLEHTQKVLAIEALVAAQGLDLRKPLKAGRGVSKAHESLREHVQGLKGDRPLYRDIETATQWLRNHGASHVLS from the coding sequence ATGAGCCAAACACTTGATCTTAACGCGACCTGGACCTTGCAGGACCTTAATGCTGTAGCCAAGCAAAAGGCTGTCCTCCGGCTTCCCTCAGACTGTCTAGAAAAAGTTAGAAGTTCGAGGGCTTTTGTCGAAAAGGTAGCCGCTGACAACGATCATCCAGTGTATGGCATCAACACCGGCTTTGGTGCACTGGCCGAAACAGCGATATCAGCCGGTGACTTAAAAACGCTTCAGCGCAACCTTATTCGAAGCCATGCTTGCGGGGTTGGGCCTCTGCTTTCAGCCGAAGTGGTGCGCGTGATGTTGGCGCTAAGAGCTCATACCCTATGCATGGGTGTATCGGGTGTGCGCGCCAAAGTAATTGAACTTTTGGTGCAGCTCTACGCCAACGATCTGCTGCCTTGCATTCCGGCTCAGGGTTCGGTGGGAGCAAGTGGTGATCTAGCGCCGCTTGCTCATCTTGCTTTAGTACTCATGGGCGAGGGCGAAGCGATGCTCAACGGCAAGCGCTTGTCAGCCAAAGAGGCGCTGGCTCGTACCGGTCTAGAAGCGATCGAGCTACAAGCGAAGGAAGGCCTTGCGCTCATAAACGGCACGCAGATGATGGCTGCATTGGGAGGTCTCGCGCTCGCGGATGCGCTCGTTCTGCTCGATTCTGCAGACGTTGTGGGCGCGATGTCGCTGGAAGCGTATCGCGGATCAAAACGTCCTTTTGATCCACGCTTGCATGACGTAAGGCCGCATCCAGGACAGATATGCTCAGCAGCGCATCTGCGCGCTTTGCTTGAATCAAGTGAAATCATGGAAAGCCATCGCGATTGTGACAAAGTGCAAGACCCTTATTCGTTTCGCTGTATGCCGCAAGTGCACGGTGCAAGCCGTGATGCTTTGAGCTACGCATGTGCTGTGACCGAGCGCGAGATAAACTCTGCCACCGATAACCCCCTTATCTTCATCGACGAGAAAGGACAGGGCGACGCCATCAGCGGCGGAAATTTCCATGGGCAGCCCTTGGCCCTGGCTTTTGATACCGCTTGCATGGCGGTAGCAGAACTTGCCAACATCAGCGAAAGACGCATCGAGCAACTCGTGAATCCTGCCCTCGGCAGCGGGCTGCCGGCTTTTTTGGCCGGCAAGGTAGGACTGGAATCCGGCTTCATGATTGCGCAAGTGGCAGCTGCTTCTCTTGTTAGTGAAAACAAAGTGCTTTGCCATCCAGCCAGTGTCGATTCGATTCCTTCCTCAGCAGGCAAAGAAGATCATGTTTCGATGGGCAGCATTTCTGCACGCAAGTTTGCTCAAGTGCTTGAGCACACGCAAAAAGTGTTGGCGATCGAAGCATTGGTTGCAGCTCAAGGTCTTGATTTGCGCAAACCACTCAAAGCTGGTCGAGGTGTGAGCAAAGCGCATGAATCACTGCGGGAGCATGTACAAGGCTTGAAGGGTGATCGTCCGCTCTATCGCGACATCGAGACAGCAACGCAGTGGCTCCGAAACCATGGCGCAAGTCATGTATTGAGTTAG